The following are from one region of the Gammaproteobacteria bacterium genome:
- a CDS encoding AI-2E family transporter → MNLEKNSRIAAWTVVTLLLFIALNNHLLPALLAGLLVYEMVHLLAPRIRLKRLQGGKAKIAVIALIAALIVGGLAALIVGAAVFFRGDAENIPMLLQKMAEILESSRAMLPISLVQYLPTNVDGLKDTVVHWLKEHAGELQTVGKETGRMAAHILIGMIIGALISLREVTEDHRHGPLASALIERASRLGASFRRVVFAQVRIAALNATFTGIYLAVILPLAGVDLPLVKTMIALTFLLGLLPVIGNLLSNSIIVIVSLSLSVNVALGSLAFLIVIHKLEYFLNARIVGTQIRASAWELLLAMLVMESIFGLVGVVAAPIYYAYIKDELAARKLI, encoded by the coding sequence TTGAACCTGGAGAAAAATAGTCGCATCGCCGCCTGGACTGTTGTCACACTATTGCTTTTTATAGCGCTTAACAATCACCTTCTTCCGGCACTGCTGGCGGGGTTGCTTGTCTATGAGATGGTTCACCTGCTCGCTCCGCGCATCCGATTAAAACGGCTGCAAGGCGGCAAAGCCAAGATTGCAGTAATTGCCCTGATTGCTGCTTTAATCGTTGGCGGACTAGCGGCGTTGATCGTTGGGGCGGCGGTGTTTTTTCGCGGCGACGCCGAAAACATTCCAATGCTTCTACAAAAAATGGCCGAGATTCTGGAAAGTTCCAGAGCCATGTTGCCGATCTCACTGGTGCAATATCTTCCAACCAATGTGGACGGACTTAAAGATACCGTTGTTCATTGGCTGAAGGAGCATGCCGGTGAGTTGCAAACAGTAGGAAAGGAGACGGGCCGCATGGCTGCGCACATCCTGATCGGCATGATCATCGGCGCGCTGATTTCGCTCAGGGAGGTTACGGAGGATCACAGGCATGGGCCGCTTGCATCCGCGCTCATCGAGCGCGCGTCGCGCCTTGGCGCTTCGTTCCGCCGGGTGGTTTTCGCCCAAGTGAGAATTGCCGCGCTCAACGCTACCTTTACCGGGATTTATTTGGCCGTTATCCTGCCTTTGGCGGGCGTTGACTTGCCGCTGGTCAAAACGATGATAGCGCTCACCTTCCTGCTCGGACTGCTGCCTGTGATCGGGAACCTGCTGTCAAACAGCATCATTGTCATCGTCAGCCTGAGTCTATCGGTTAATGTTGCCCTCGGGTCTCTGGCGTTTTTGATTGTGATCCACAAACTGGAATATTTTCTGAACGCGCGCATCGTGGGAACGCAGATACGCGCCTCCGCCTGGGAGTTATTGCTGGCGATGTTGGTAATGGAATCCATCTTCGGCTTGGTCGGCGTGGTGGCCGCGCCCATTTACTATGCCTATATCAAGGACGAGCTGGCGGCGAGAAAGCTGATTTAG